The following are encoded in a window of Dehalococcoidales bacterium genomic DNA:
- a CDS encoding M24 family metallopeptidase has product IAAGDLCDQLRTVKDDRETALIRQAAAISDAAAEYARQIAHAGMTEIELAWEIESHMRQNGSEPVSFSVICASGPNSALPHAKPTQRSINPGEPIVLDFGACAGGYTSDLTRTIYCEEPDSQFKKLYNIVLSAQQAAIEKIRSGMKASEADAIARSVIQNAGYGDYFGHSVGHGIGLEVHEAPFLGPSSKDTLEEGMVFTIEPGIYLPGWGGIRIEDDALLQNNGVVLLSKATK; this is encoded by the coding sequence TGATAGCCGCTGGAGATTTGTGCGATCAGCTGAGAACGGTTAAAGATGACCGAGAAACAGCCTTGATCAGGCAGGCCGCGGCAATCAGTGATGCCGCAGCCGAATATGCCCGCCAGATCGCCCACGCAGGCATGACTGAAATTGAGCTAGCCTGGGAAATTGAAAGCCATATGCGCCAGAACGGCAGCGAGCCGGTAAGTTTTTCCGTCATTTGCGCTTCTGGCCCCAATTCTGCCCTGCCCCATGCTAAACCCACACAAAGGTCAATAAACCCCGGAGAACCGATTGTACTTGATTTTGGAGCATGCGCAGGCGGTTACACAAGCGATCTTACGCGCACAATCTACTGCGAAGAACCTGACAGCCAATTTAAAAAGCTGTATAATATTGTGCTTTCTGCTCAGCAGGCAGCTATTGAAAAGATCCGGAGTGGAATGAAAGCCAGTGAAGCCGATGCTATTGCCCGTAGCGTAATTCAAAATGCTGGATATGGCGATTACTTTGGCCACAGCGTGGGGCATGGTATTGGATTAGAAGTCCACGAAGCACCTTTCCTGGGTCCGTCTTCAAAAGACACGCTGGAAGAAGGCATGGTTTTTACAATCGAACCTGGTATTTACCTCCCCGGATGGGGAGGAATACGCATTGAGGACGATGCGCTTTTACAAAACAACGGGGTTGTGCTTCTGTCCAAAGCAACCAAATAA
- the efp gene encoding elongation factor P, protein MIGGTELRKGVVIELNDKLYQVVEYQHVKMKRTALAKVKLRDIIGGHTIEQSFQSGDKFVRARLDYRPVEYIYKDGELYYFMDKETFEQIPLGADLLGDSVYYLKEGVTLEMGSYKEKFISIELPITVELKVTHAEPGFRGDTANAGTKPAKLETGLDILVPLFINEDDVIRVDTRSGSYLERVNN, encoded by the coding sequence ATGATAGGTGGTACCGAACTGAGAAAAGGCGTAGTAATTGAACTGAACGATAAATTATATCAGGTTGTTGAGTACCAGCATGTTAAAATGAAGCGCACCGCTCTGGCTAAGGTAAAATTGCGCGATATCATCGGCGGACATACCATTGAGCAGTCTTTTCAATCTGGGGATAAGTTTGTTCGCGCCAGGCTGGATTACAGACCGGTTGAATATATTTATAAAGACGGCGAGCTGTACTACTTCATGGACAAAGAAACATTTGAACAAATTCCCCTTGGCGCCGATCTGCTGGGAGACTCTGTATATTACCTCAAAGAAGGCGTTACACTGGAAATGGGAAGCTACAAGGAGAAGTTTATCAGCATCGAGCTGCCAATCACCGTAGAATTGAAAGTAACTCATGCTGAACCTGGCTTTAGAGGAGATACCGCTAACGCCGGAACCAAACCAGCCAAACTGGAAACAGGTCTTGATATCCTTGTACCGCTTTTTATAAACGAAGATGATGTTATCCGTGTCGATACCCGCTCAGGCAGCTATCTGGAAAGGGTCAACAATTAA